A genome region from Cutaneotrichosporon cavernicola HIS019 DNA, chromosome: 5 includes the following:
- a CDS encoding uncharacterized protein (3' exoribonuclease family, domain 1), with protein sequence MSTAVQAPASADFAGSSSAAAVFQRLHPDQYLTRFLDRGYRPDGRRKDAWREVSVNVGSISTANGSALVRMGDTTVVCGVKAEVAEPCGSRPDEGFVVPNIDLPALCSPKFKPGPPADEAQTMSNWLNDLIVSSCTLPPTSLVIAPGKAAWSVYIDVVCINFDGNAYDAAVLAVMAALRNTRLPRATYSEDNQQVTCDASVTFPLPLGRLPLAASFGVFQSTHVLPDPSAFELPLHSTTITIALDEAGNACTVRQEGLGGVIGQSGDDVLSEAWAAAEARVRTLRTVLEQSS encoded by the exons ATGTCCACTGCAGTTCAGGCCCCAGCATCAGCTGATTTTGCTGGATCAtcctcggcagcggctGTGTTCCAGCGCCTCCACCCCGACCAGTACCTCACCCGCTTCCTCGACAGGGGATACCGGCCAGACGGGCGGCGCAAAGACGCGTGGCGCGAGGTCAGCGTCAACGTCG GTTCCATCTCAACGGCGAACGGCTCGGCGCTCGTGCGCATGGGCGACACGACGGTGGTTTGCGGCGTCAAGGCGGAGGTGGCTGAGCCGTGCGGATCGCGGCCAGACGAGGGGTTCGTCG tcCCCAACATCGACCTCCCTGCTCTCTGTTCACCCAAATTCAAGCCAGGACCACCAGCAGACGAGGCGCAGACCATGTCGAACTGGCTCAACGACCTGATTGTCTC CTCGTGCACGCTCCCACCAACATCCTTAGTGATCGCGCCTGGCAAGGCTGCATGGTCTGTCTACATCGACGTGGTGTGCATCAACTTTGACGGGAACGCGTACGATGCAGCAGTGCTGGCTGTTATGGCGGCGTTGAGAAACA CCCGCCTCCCACGCGCAACATACAGCGAGGATAACCAACAGGTTACATGTGATGCGAGCGTgaccttcccccttccccttggTCGGTTGCCTCTCGCAGCCTCATTTGGCGTCTTCCAGTCCACCCACGTGCTCCCGGACCCGTCAGCATTCGAGCTCCCTCTCCACTCGACGACGATTACCATCGCCTTGGACGAGGCGGGGAATGCCTGTACTGTGCGGCAAGAGGGCCTGGGCGGCGTGATAGGTCAGAGCGGAGATGATGTGTTGTCCGAggcgtgggcggcggccgaggcccgCGTGCGCACTCTTCGCACCGTCTTGGAGCAGTCATCGTGA
- the GUP1 gene encoding uncharacterized protein (Belongs to the membrane-bound acyltransferase family) — MRRARLDPAAPTSSVSARTTSHSPSPSAPSISPLLSANHLSSSSPLSPSFQQTPPSPTMIPQYKFQASDPQHLTMGDRRDGDDRRNGQKHYISELTVDIPGSRRRTDTEPPPSRWGTLEFKFYIAAFIIVVPLLVWSPINVSSPHNPNYPSYANRLSSGWFIFSEVDDSDHQYHTFRSGFPSLVALAVAFLIPSHLFRKAGFTSAAARARFVVTFALIMLVALHGISALKVLAILGANFCAARARKPAAVERAWPLIVIVGNMLILFANEKFDGYHFSAIHSELGALDDLKGVYPRWHVSFNITMLRIVSFALDYHWRAQPQSTPPTDQRGRAAQAHPEADYSLVNYLAYTLYPPLYIAGPIMTCNDFVWQLQRPLDITNRERIKYLIRFAFCMLAMESIIHTMYVVAIKDARAWVGMTPAQLSMIGFWNLVIVWLKLLIPWRYFRLWALFDGVDAPENMVRCVANNYSVLGFWRSWHRSYNLWIVRYIYIPAGGAKRVVLSTFLVFTFVALWHDLSFRLLAWGWLVTLFIIPEITARALVPEKKYGDKWWYRHVAAIGGVVNILLLMGANLVGFVLGLDGMQHLLHELVTTPQGWGFMAFGTSCLFIGVQIMFEYRNDEARRGIDRRC; from the exons ATGCGCCGTGCTCGG CTCGACCCCGCCGCGCCTACTTCCTCGGTGTCAGCTCGCACGACCTCAcactctccttccccctccgCTCCTTCcatctcccctctcctctcaGCAAATCATCtttcctcatcctctcctctaTCCCCCTCCTTTCAGCAGactcccccttcccccaccaTGATACCGCAGTACAAGTTCCAGGCTTCCGACCCACAACACTTGACGATGGGCGACCGGAGGGATGGTGATGACCGCCGGAACGGTCAAAAGCACTACATCTCCGAACTCACTGTCGACATCCCAGGCTCAAGGAGGCGTACGGACACTGAGCCCCCGCCCAGCCGGTGGGGCACTTTAGAGTTCAAGTTCTACATCGCGGCGTTCATTATCGTTGTGCCGCTGCTTGTGTGGTCGCCGATCAATGTCAGCTCACCTCACAACCCCAACTATCCTTCCTACGCAAACAGATTGTCGTCGGGATGGTTCATCTTCTCCGAagtcgacgacagcgaccaCCAGTACCACACGTTCCGGTCCGGCTTCCCCTCGCTCGTCGCACTCGCCGTGGccttcctcatcccttCCCACCTCTTCCGCAAGGCTGGCTTTACGAGCGCAGCTGCACGCGCGCGCTTTGTTGTCACGTTCGCTCTCATCATGCTTGTGGCGCTGCACGGCATCAGCGCGCTCAAGGTGCTGGCGATCCTGGGCGCAAACTTCTGTGCTGCGCGGGCACGCAAGCCTGCGGCAGTCGAGCGCGCGTGGCCGTTAatcgtcatcgtcggcaACATGTTGATCTTGTTTGCCAACGAGAAGTTTGACGGGTACCACTTCTCCGCGATCCATTCCGAGCTTGGCGCATTGGATGACCTCAAGGGAGTATATCCGCGCTGGCACGTCTCGTTCAACATCACGATGTTGCGCATCGTCTCGTTCGCTCTCGATTACCATTGGCGGGCGCAACCGcagtcgacgccgccaacAGACCAGAGGGGCCGGGCAGCCCAAGCACATCCCGAGGCCGACTACAGCTTGGTTAACTATCTTGCGTACACCCTATACCCTCCGCTGTACATCGCCGGTCCGATCATGACGTGCAACGACTTTGTGTGGCAACTTCAGCGCCCGCTCGACATCACCAACCGAGAACGCATCAAGTACCTCATCCGCTTCGCCTTTTGCATGCTCGCAATGGAGTCCATCATCCACACGATGTACGTTGTGGCGAtcaaggacgcgcgcgcgtgggTCGGCATGACGCCCGCCCAGCTCAGCATGATCGGCTTCTGgaacctcgtcatcgtgtggctcaagctcctcatTCCATGGCGTTACTTCCGCTTGTGGGCCCTGttcgacggcgtcgacgccccAGAGAACATGGTCCGCTGCGTCGCCAACAACTACAGTGTCCTCGGCTTCTGGCGCTCCTGGCACAGGAGCTATAACCTGTGGATCGTCAG gtACATCTACATCCCTGCTGGCGGTGCCAAGCGTGTTGTGCTCTCGACCTTCCTGGTGTTCACCTTTGTTGCCCTCTGGCACGACCTCAGCTTCCGCCTGCTGGCCTGGGGCTGGCTCGTCACGCTTTTCATCATCCCGGAGATCACCGCGCGTGCGTTGGTCCCAGAGAAGAAG TACGGCGACAAGTGGTGGTACCGGCACGTCGCGGCGATAGGTGGCGTTGTCAACATTCTGCTGTTGATGGGCGCCAACCTTGTTGGCTtcgtgctcggcctcgacggcatGCAGCACCTCCTTCACGAGCTCGTGACGACACCGCAAGGGTGGGGATTCATGGCGTTCGGGACCAGCTGCCTTTTCATCGGGGTACAGATCATGTTTGAGTATCgcaacgacgaggcgcggaGGGGAATCGATAGGAGGTGTTAG
- a CDS encoding uncharacterized protein (Transcriptional regulator of RNA polII, SAGA, subunit) — protein sequence MSQHGASHANSTPYASIAPSSPAPLRRHDTLGQKQKLHDVLGDAGLVYWRSFNAYLMGKLSRREFTALVRSLLKTPDKIDLHNQLVRSILYNASLPDEPHPASQMMQKRRRADGTADFDSDTTFIESRDRVREWIMGMGGKERERVRRAADEDGATTEEVVDWDVGSSGELKPPAHPPLAQTNRVLPSASQLSSRVAQVAKPLGLDMDPEQARDVGEFMGVGIQAHLSEMLHSYTHLTGRDRPGEDTMRVPLGTKNANVEKEEHPVPKPDINMMQGLFILTPGLQPTVSPTLYKLGSGLTIAEVENNTPPPRKVITPSSMAMPPPSIVPSVPGQTSVSPNKAAQAIQVAAGQGRVDAVSDMLADTGLLKIDKGGHEHGLDGASKKEKKHTLHWKYEDPATLLKDVLG from the exons ATGTCGCAGCATGGCGCATCGCATGCCAATTCAACCCCGTATGCCTCCATAGCGCCATCTTCCCCCGCTCCGCTGCGGAGGCACGATACCCTCGGCCAGAAGCAGAAGCTGCACGatgtcctcggcgacgcgggcCTCGTTTACTGGCGCTCTTTCAATGCGTACTTGATGGGCAAGCTGTCGCGGCGCGAGTTCACCGCCCTCGTGCGCTCGCTACTCAAGACGCCGGATAAGA TCGACCTGCATAACCAGCTCGTCAGGAGTATCCTGTACAATGCCTCGTTGCCGGACGAGCCGCATCCAGCGTCGCAGATGATGCAGAAGCGTCGCCGGGCGGATGGAACGGCCGACTTCGACTCTGACACGACGTTCATCGAATCCCGCGATCGCGTCCGCGAGTGGATTatggggatgggaggaaAGGAGCGTGAGCGAGTCCGACGAGCAGCggatgaggatggcgcCACgacggaggaggttgtcgaCTGGGATGTCGGGAGCAGCGGAGAGCTCAAGC CACCGGCACATCCGCCACTGGCACAGACGAACCGTGTTCTGCCATCCGCGAGTCAGCTGTCCAgccgcgtcgcgcaggtcgcCAAGCCGCTAGGACTCGACATGGATCCCGAACAGGCGCGAGACGTGGGCGAGTTCATGGGCGTCGGGATACAGGCGCACCTCAGCGAGATGTTGCACAGCTACACGCATCTCACTGGACGTGATCGGCCTGGTGAAGACACAATGCGCGTGCCGCTGGGTACGAAGAACGCCAACgttgagaaggaggaaCATCCCGTACCGAAGCCCGACATCAACATGATGCAGGgcctcttcatcctcacGCCGGGGCTGCAGCCCACTGTGTCGCCGACACTCTACAAGCTGGGTTCGGGGCTCACGATTGCCGAGGTGGAAAACAAcactccgccgccgcgcaaAGTCATCACCCCATCATCCATGGCCATGCCTCCACCGTCCATCGTCCCGTCTGTCCCGGGACAGACCTCTGTGTCGCCCAACAAGGCTGCACAGGCCATCCAAGTCGCCGCAGGGCAGGGACGCGTTGACGCTGTCAGCGACATGCTCGCCGATACGGGCCTGCTCAAGATTGACAAGGGCGGCCACGAGCACGGGCTAGACGGCGCTtccaagaaggagaagaagcaCACTTTGCACTGGAAGTACGAGGACCCCGCGACATtgctcaaggacgtccTCGGCTGA
- the ERG2 gene encoding uncharacterized protein (ERG2 and Sigma1 receptor like protein) — MAKAKPAQQSSFGKWPIIGAVLIALYALCSFLDSNVHKFYAMTPEALNNAVQTSLSASRAAGQDKNATYVVDTLLSNLVKTYPELDLQTDFRNPREWVFNNAGGAMGSMYIIHASITEYLIIFGSAVGTEGHTGRHTADDYFHILTGQQRCYAAGDLAPLIYNPGDVNLMPRGVVRQYWMDGETWALEYAAGWIPPMLPFGLADMLSSTLDYISFYHTCRITAREMVKNLLRGKI, encoded by the exons ATGGCAAAGGCAAAGCCCGCACAGCAGAGCTCGTTCGGCAAGTGGCCGATTATCggcgccgtcctcatcgcGCTGTACGCGCTATGCTCGTTCCTGGACTCGAACGTG CACAAGTTCTACGCCATGACGCCGGAGGCGCTCAACAACGCCGTGCAGACTTCGCTCTCCGCCTCTCGCGCTGCCGGACAGGACAAGAACGCGACGTACGTCGTCGACACTCTCCTCAgcaacctcgtcaagacgtaccccgagctcgacctgcaGACCGACTTCCGCAACCCCCGCGAGTGGGTGTTCAACAATGCCGGTGGTGCCATGGGGTCAATGTACATCATCCACGCGTCGATTACTGA GTACCTCATCATTTTCGGTTCAGCCGTCGGCACCGAGGGCCACACCGGCCGCCACACTGCCGACGACTACTTCCACATCCTGACTGGCCAGCAGCGCTGCTACGCCGccggcgacctcgcgccgctcatCTACAACCCCGGCGACGTCAACCTGATGCCCCGCGGCGTCGTTCGCCAGTACTGGATGGACGGCGAGACGTGGGCGCTCGAGTATGCTGCCGGTTGGATCCCGCCCATGCTCCCCTTCGGACTGGCCGACATGCtgtcctcgacgctcgACTACATCAGCTTCTACCACACGTGTCGGATCAccgcgcgcgagatggtCAAGAACCTGCTGCGTGGTAAGATCTAG